One region of Gimesia sp. genomic DNA includes:
- the ilvB gene encoding biosynthetic-type acetolactate synthase large subunit gives MATANEKETKTTTINGAEILVQALVRQGVKTIFAYPGGCSMPLHQALMKYKDDIRTLLPRHEQGGGFAAQGIARTTGDVGVCMATSGPGATNLVTALADAKLDSIPMVAITGQVPQAVIGSDAFQETPMVEISRAITKHTYMVTDVKDVARIVKEAFFIANTGRPGPVLIDFPKDCQLATLDAEPDYDPETYLPGYRPELRKAAPEQIKQILAAIKRSKKPILYVGGGAIISDASEELVKFARKTNIPVTTTVMGLGVFPGDDPLSLDMLGMHGTVYANYAVNEADLLLAFGVRFDDRVTGKLEEFAKHGKIVHVDIDPSELQKNKEAHIPINADLKHVLAALNEAITDDDLPQVDNWLAQVKEWKEKYPLKYPELGDVMSQQYAIHELWQQTKDKDPYITVGVGQHQMWAAQFYKFNKPRHWLSSSGLGTMGFGLPAAMGVQAQFPDSLVVDIDGDGSMLMNVQEMATLHTENLPVKILLLNNQHLGMVVQWEDRFMEGRRAHTYLGPVHHPEWEGKGSGDHGEVTYPDFVSIARGFGLKAKQVRSKAEYPAALAEMLASDEPYLLDVICTYQEHVLPMIPSGGTVNDIITE, from the coding sequence GTGGCCACTGCCAACGAAAAAGAGACGAAAACGACTACCATCAATGGCGCTGAGATTCTGGTTCAGGCATTGGTGCGGCAGGGCGTCAAGACGATCTTCGCCTACCCCGGCGGTTGCAGCATGCCTCTGCATCAGGCTTTGATGAAATACAAAGACGACATCCGCACCCTGCTGCCCCGCCACGAACAGGGTGGTGGTTTCGCAGCCCAGGGGATTGCCCGGACAACGGGTGATGTGGGCGTGTGTATGGCGACCAGTGGTCCCGGTGCAACCAACCTGGTAACGGCCCTGGCGGATGCCAAGCTGGACAGTATTCCGATGGTGGCGATTACCGGTCAGGTGCCGCAGGCTGTCATCGGTAGCGACGCGTTCCAGGAAACGCCGATGGTTGAAATTTCCCGCGCCATCACCAAACACACCTACATGGTTACCGACGTAAAAGACGTCGCCCGCATCGTGAAGGAAGCCTTCTTCATTGCGAACACCGGCCGTCCGGGTCCCGTGCTGATCGACTTCCCCAAAGACTGTCAGCTGGCCACACTCGATGCCGAGCCTGATTACGATCCCGAAACCTATCTGCCCGGTTATCGTCCCGAGTTGCGGAAAGCGGCTCCCGAACAGATCAAACAGATTCTGGCAGCGATCAAACGTTCCAAGAAACCCATTTTATACGTCGGTGGTGGTGCCATCATTTCCGACGCTTCCGAAGAACTCGTGAAGTTCGCCCGTAAGACAAACATTCCCGTAACCACGACCGTAATGGGACTGGGCGTATTTCCCGGTGACGATCCCCTGAGTCTGGACATGCTGGGGATGCACGGCACCGTGTATGCGAACTATGCCGTCAACGAAGCCGACCTGCTGCTGGCATTCGGCGTGCGGTTTGACGACCGCGTGACCGGTAAGCTCGAAGAGTTCGCCAAGCATGGTAAGATTGTGCACGTGGACATCGACCCGTCTGAGCTGCAGAAAAACAAGGAAGCTCACATTCCGATCAATGCGGATCTGAAACACGTTCTTGCCGCACTGAACGAAGCGATCACCGATGATGACCTGCCGCAGGTTGATAACTGGCTGGCCCAGGTCAAAGAATGGAAAGAAAAGTACCCGCTCAAGTATCCCGAGCTGGGCGATGTGATGTCGCAGCAATATGCGATTCACGAACTCTGGCAGCAGACCAAAGACAAAGATCCTTACATCACCGTAGGCGTTGGTCAGCACCAGATGTGGGCGGCTCAGTTTTACAAGTTCAACAAACCCCGCCACTGGCTCAGCAGTTCAGGACTGGGAACGATGGGCTTCGGTCTGCCCGCAGCGATGGGCGTTCAGGCTCAGTTCCCTGATTCGCTGGTGGTTGACATTGACGGCGACGGTTCGATGCTGATGAACGTCCAGGAAATGGCAACACTCCACACTGAAAACCTGCCGGTGAAAATCCTGCTGTTGAACAACCAGCACCTGGGTATGGTGGTGCAGTGGGAAGACCGCTTCATGGAAGGTCGTCGTGCTCATACTTACCTGGGCCCCGTGCACCATCCCGAATGGGAGGGCAAAGGTTCCGGTGATCATGGGGAAGTCACTTATCCTGACTTCGTCTCGATCGCGAGAGGATTCGGCCTGAAAGCGAAACAGGTTCGCTCTAAAGCCGAGTACCCGGCTGCCCTGGCGGAGATGCTGGCCTCAGACGAGCCTTACCTGCTGGACGTGATCTGTACTTACCAGGAACACGTGCTGCCGATGATTCCCAGCGGTGGAACCGTGAACGACATCATCACTGAGTAA
- a CDS encoding DUF1501 domain-containing protein — translation MNRPATPLQALQSRRSFLQAGFLTLGGLSLADLLRLRAASAAPHKSTPDTSVILIWLQGGPSHMETYDLKPNAPVEYRGEFNPIHTNVPGMDICEHLPLHAKVADRFTVIRSISHGFANHAGGAGRFLSGRDPLRPLDPISQFPTIGPIVSRMREHVNNGLPNYIGNQPRVYGGGSAYLGESALPFVVGADPNLDNFQVPNITMDDKLKERLDDRMTLLTSFDQMRRDIDQNGSLASIDKFNSKALNMLTSDKARNAFDMSQESDATREKYGRHKWGQRALLARRLVEAGCSFVTMQMQNPGVQGCAGNWDIHAVNGHLYDDLRGRLPIFDRAVSALVEDIYDRGLDEKVMVIVSGEFGRTPRINPQKGTRSKIMQPGRDHWPGAMSVLVSGGGMKMGQVIGSTTANGAYAKDNKLDPNDLLATVYRFLGIDHHHAFLDHSGRPMPILPKGSPIPELS, via the coding sequence ATGAATCGTCCTGCGACACCGCTTCAGGCGCTCCAGTCTCGACGTTCTTTTCTCCAGGCCGGATTCCTGACACTCGGCGGATTGAGTCTGGCTGACCTGTTGCGCCTCCGCGCCGCCAGTGCAGCACCCCATAAGTCGACCCCCGATACCTCTGTGATTCTCATCTGGCTGCAGGGCGGACCCAGTCATATGGAAACATATGACCTCAAGCCCAACGCCCCGGTGGAATACCGGGGGGAGTTCAATCCGATTCACACCAATGTGCCCGGTATGGATATCTGCGAGCATCTTCCCCTGCACGCGAAAGTCGCGGATCGCTTTACGGTCATCCGATCGATCTCCCACGGTTTTGCCAACCACGCCGGCGGAGCAGGGCGGTTCCTCTCCGGCCGCGATCCGCTGCGGCCCCTTGACCCCATCTCGCAGTTTCCAACCATCGGCCCCATTGTCTCCCGCATGCGCGAACACGTGAATAACGGTCTGCCCAACTACATCGGGAATCAACCCCGCGTCTATGGTGGCGGCAGCGCCTATCTGGGTGAGTCGGCCCTCCCCTTCGTCGTGGGCGCCGATCCGAACCTGGACAACTTTCAGGTCCCCAACATCACCATGGACGATAAGCTCAAAGAGCGTCTCGATGATCGCATGACGTTGCTGACCTCCTTCGACCAGATGCGCCGCGACATCGATCAGAACGGTTCGCTCGCTTCGATCGACAAGTTCAACAGCAAAGCCTTGAACATGCTCACCAGCGACAAGGCCCGCAACGCGTTTGACATGTCGCAGGAGAGCGACGCCACCCGCGAAAAATACGGACGTCACAAATGGGGACAGCGCGCCCTGCTGGCCCGCCGCCTGGTTGAAGCGGGCTGCAGCTTCGTCACCATGCAGATGCAGAACCCCGGCGTCCAGGGTTGCGCCGGCAACTGGGATATTCACGCTGTTAACGGTCACCTCTACGACGACCTCCGCGGTCGCCTCCCCATTTTCGACCGTGCCGTCTCCGCGCTGGTGGAAGATATCTACGATCGCGGGCTGGATGAAAAAGTGATGGTCATCGTGTCTGGCGAGTTCGGTCGCACCCCCCGCATCAATCCTCAGAAGGGAACCCGTTCCAAAATCATGCAGCCCGGTCGCGATCACTGGCCCGGCGCGATGTCGGTCCTCGTTTCCGGCGGTGGGATGAAGATGGGACAGGTGATCGGTTCGACTACCGCCAACGGTGCCTACGCCAAAGACAACAAGCTTGATCCCAACGATCTGCTCGCAACCGTCTACCGCTTCCTGGGCATCGATCACCACCACGCCTTCCTCGATCACAGTGGTCGTCCCATGCCCATCCTCCCCAAAGGATCCCCCATCCCCGAACTCAGTTGA
- a CDS encoding alpha/beta hydrolase, with protein MRLCCQLVWGLLLLPAGCASLGPLSPLVPVERALVYYPSPFPESAALPENLPFEEAWFEAEDGTSLHGWYLDHPEPRAVALFCHGNAGNIVSRGESLKILNERHGLAVMTFDYRGYGKSEGKPNERGILQDARAARAWLASRAGVKETDIVVMGRSLGGAVAVDLAAKDGARGLVLASTFSSLPDAAAHHFPWILPSLNMTQRLNSAGKIGNYEGPLLQSHGDNDQLIPIKLGRKLFDAAGGPKQFVVLPGGGHNDPQTEEYRRVFDEFIASLPAAGTR; from the coding sequence ATGCGACTCTGTTGCCAACTTGTGTGGGGGCTGTTGTTGCTGCCGGCTGGTTGTGCCTCGCTGGGGCCGCTTTCGCCGCTGGTTCCGGTCGAACGTGCGCTGGTTTATTATCCGAGTCCCTTTCCTGAATCGGCCGCGCTGCCCGAGAATCTCCCCTTTGAGGAGGCGTGGTTCGAAGCGGAAGATGGCACCAGTCTGCATGGCTGGTACCTGGATCATCCGGAACCGCGGGCGGTGGCGCTGTTTTGTCACGGCAATGCGGGGAACATTGTCAGCCGGGGCGAATCGCTGAAAATCCTGAATGAACGTCATGGACTCGCTGTGATGACCTTTGATTACCGGGGATACGGCAAGAGTGAGGGCAAGCCAAACGAACGCGGGATCCTGCAGGACGCGCGGGCGGCTCGTGCCTGGCTGGCCTCACGCGCCGGCGTTAAGGAGACGGATATCGTCGTTATGGGACGTTCGCTAGGAGGCGCGGTCGCTGTGGACCTGGCGGCGAAAGATGGTGCGCGGGGACTTGTGCTCGCCAGCACGTTCTCTTCGCTTCCTGATGCTGCAGCCCATCATTTCCCCTGGATCCTGCCCAGTCTGAACATGACGCAGCGGTTGAACTCAGCCGGGAAGATTGGGAACTATGAGGGACCGTTGCTGCAAAGTCATGGCGACAACGATCAACTGATCCCTATCAAACTGGGACGAAAGCTGTTCGACGCGGCCGGCGGTCCGAAACAGTTCGTCGTCCTGCCGGGCGGAGGTCACAACGATCCGCAGACCGAAGAGTACCGCCGCGTATTCGACGAGTTCATTGCTTCCCTGCCTGCCGCCGGTACCCGCTGA
- a CDS encoding sulfatase produces MPISGRRPRLLVLALLLLLCPVVSPSLFAADKPNVLFIAADDLRCDLACYGHPLVKTPNLDRLASRGVLFKQAYCQQALCNPSRASLMTGRRPDSLEIWNLPKHFREADPNIVALPQLFKQNGYFTQNIGKVYHNWRQKIEGDPASWSVPAVLHYARHDDDQPQLNNNRELPMNLATAPRTERRDVPDSAYFDGRIGDLAVKALKGFEQKQQPFFLAVGFWKPHLPFNPPKKYWDLYKESPVKPASNSKPPQNVPQIALHDSRELMRAAKGELTREQIIEIRSGYLAGISFLDAQVGKMLDELDRSGLSDNTIIVFWSDHGFHLGEHGLWCKTSNFENDARVPLLISVPHMKTAGESSDALVELLDMYPTLVELCHLPAPEKLEGKSLVPVLEDPTKTVKPAAYTQHPRPAYYKKQPENMGVSVRTPRYRYTEWRDFKSGKVIARELYDHDSDPEENMNIIDHPSDQGEFEKAMQLLEKQFPRKPGGKD; encoded by the coding sequence ATGCCTATTTCAGGCAGACGCCCTCGACTGCTGGTGCTCGCGCTGTTGCTGCTCCTCTGCCCTGTTGTCTCCCCCTCGCTGTTCGCCGCTGATAAACCGAACGTGCTGTTCATCGCCGCCGACGACCTGCGGTGCGACCTGGCCTGCTATGGTCATCCGCTGGTGAAGACGCCGAACCTCGACAGGCTGGCGTCGCGGGGCGTTTTGTTCAAACAGGCGTACTGCCAACAGGCGTTATGCAATCCGTCGCGGGCCTCACTGATGACGGGCCGCCGACCGGACAGCCTGGAGATCTGGAATCTGCCGAAACACTTTCGCGAAGCTGATCCGAATATCGTCGCCCTGCCTCAGCTGTTTAAACAGAACGGCTATTTCACGCAGAACATCGGTAAGGTGTATCACAACTGGCGCCAGAAAATCGAAGGCGATCCCGCCTCCTGGAGTGTGCCTGCCGTTTTGCATTACGCGCGTCACGATGACGATCAGCCGCAACTCAATAATAACCGTGAACTGCCGATGAATCTCGCAACCGCACCGCGGACCGAGCGACGGGACGTCCCCGACTCGGCGTACTTCGACGGACGGATTGGTGACCTCGCGGTGAAAGCACTGAAAGGCTTCGAACAGAAACAGCAGCCGTTCTTTCTGGCGGTCGGCTTCTGGAAACCGCATCTGCCTTTCAATCCTCCCAAGAAATACTGGGACCTCTACAAAGAGAGTCCCGTGAAGCCGGCCAGTAATTCAAAGCCTCCTCAAAACGTTCCCCAGATCGCTTTGCACGACAGCCGCGAACTGATGCGAGCCGCGAAAGGGGAACTGACGCGAGAGCAGATCATCGAGATCCGATCCGGTTACCTGGCAGGGATCAGTTTTCTCGACGCGCAGGTGGGTAAGATGCTGGATGAACTGGATCGTTCGGGGTTGAGCGATAATACGATTATCGTTTTCTGGTCCGATCATGGTTTTCACCTGGGAGAACATGGACTGTGGTGTAAGACGTCGAACTTCGAAAACGATGCGCGTGTGCCGCTTTTGATTTCGGTGCCGCACATGAAGACGGCGGGCGAGTCTTCCGATGCACTGGTGGAACTGCTCGATATGTATCCCACGCTGGTCGAGCTCTGTCACCTGCCTGCTCCCGAGAAGCTGGAAGGCAAGAGCCTGGTGCCGGTACTGGAAGATCCCACAAAGACCGTGAAGCCGGCTGCTTACACGCAGCATCCACGGCCCGCGTATTACAAAAAGCAACCTGAGAACATGGGTGTTTCGGTGCGTACGCCCCGCTATCGTTACACGGAATGGCGTGATTTCAAATCGGGAAAAGTGATCGCGCGGGAACTGTATGATCACGACAGCGATCCGGAAGAGAACATGAACATTATCGATCACCCGTCGGATCAGGGGGAGTTTGAAAAAGCGATGCAGTTGCTGGAGAAACAGTTTCCACGGAAACCGGGTGGGAAGGATTGA
- a CDS encoding GntR family transcriptional regulator has translation MQIQLSEADGTPYYQQVVNQIKFLVASGRLQPHDQLPSVRGLAQQLTITPNTVARAYRELEAEGVVISRRGSGVYISSGVSPLSSKEKRRILNERMDALLTESRQLGVDEETLLKLLRERSRKFDAHPQEVEP, from the coding sequence ATGCAGATTCAACTCTCAGAAGCGGACGGCACCCCGTATTACCAGCAGGTCGTAAACCAGATCAAGTTTCTGGTGGCCTCGGGGCGTTTGCAGCCGCACGATCAACTCCCTTCGGTGCGCGGGCTCGCACAACAGTTGACGATCACTCCCAATACCGTGGCCCGCGCCTATCGTGAGCTGGAAGCCGAAGGAGTTGTGATCTCCCGACGCGGTTCCGGTGTTTACATTTCCAGTGGCGTTTCTCCCCTCTCGAGTAAAGAAAAACGCCGCATTCTCAACGAACGCATGGATGCCCTGCTGACCGAATCGCGTCAGCTGGGCGTGGATGAAGAGACCCTGCTGAAGCTGCTGCGGGAGCGCAGCCGTAAGTTTGATGCACACCCCCAAGAGGTCGAACCATGA
- a CDS encoding ABC transporter ATP-binding protein — MSTHVIEIENLSRRFGKKQALANVCLSVPEGAVFGLVGENGAGKTTLLKHILGFLKPQSGTVRVFGLDPVADPPGVLSRIGHLSETRDLPPWMTIRELFEFTRAFYPKWDPVYAEELRMMFELTMTQKVSTLSRGQLARAGLLLALAHRPPLLVLDEPSSGLDPLVRKDILDAIIRTVVDEGRTVLFSSHLLDEVQRVSDQVAILDQGQLLLTSPLDEVLVSHFRLTVSFAEPQPFFPQLTGALTWTGSGKEWDIICNGQRQELEAALKDLDAEILAQTAPTLEEIFVARMKSAARSSFKD; from the coding sequence ATGAGCACGCACGTCATTGAAATCGAAAATCTGAGCCGTCGCTTCGGCAAGAAGCAGGCCCTGGCCAACGTCTGTCTCTCCGTACCCGAAGGGGCCGTCTTCGGTCTCGTGGGCGAGAACGGCGCCGGCAAAACCACGCTGTTGAAACACATTCTCGGCTTCCTCAAACCGCAGTCCGGCACCGTACGGGTCTTCGGTCTCGATCCGGTCGCCGATCCGCCGGGCGTGTTGAGTCGCATCGGACATCTTTCCGAAACTCGCGACCTACCCCCCTGGATGACGATTCGCGAACTGTTTGAATTCACGCGGGCCTTCTATCCCAAGTGGGATCCGGTCTACGCCGAAGAGCTGCGGATGATGTTCGAACTCACGATGACACAGAAAGTTTCCACGCTTTCCCGTGGTCAGCTGGCCCGCGCCGGGCTTCTGCTGGCGCTCGCTCATCGTCCTCCGCTGCTGGTGCTGGACGAACCATCGTCGGGCCTCGACCCTCTGGTCCGCAAAGACATCCTCGACGCCATCATCCGCACGGTCGTCGATGAAGGCCGCACCGTACTGTTTTCTTCGCACCTGCTGGACGAGGTGCAGCGCGTTTCGGATCAGGTCGCCATTCTCGACCAGGGCCAGCTGCTGCTCACCAGCCCGCTGGACGAAGTTCTGGTCTCGCATTTTCGACTGACGGTCAGCTTCGCCGAGCCGCAACCTTTCTTTCCGCAACTGACGGGCGCCTTGACCTGGACCGGATCCGGCAAGGAATGGGACATCATCTGCAACGGCCAGCGACAGGAACTGGAAGCCGCCTTAAAAGACCTGGACGCCGAAATCCTGGCCCAGACGGCCCCCACCCTGGAAGAAATCTTCGTAGCCCGCATGAAATCAGCTGCCCGGAGTTCGTTTAAGGACTGA